Proteins from one Podospora pseudoanserina strain CBS 124.78 chromosome 1, whole genome shotgun sequence genomic window:
- a CDS encoding hypothetical protein (EggNog:ENOG503PDBN; COG:S), translating into MPPITSDNDLPKLLNTPTKQVKRIKNLVSEHFGSASTRVDRPPMQGMFSRTFFVTLTDKREVVIQFRTEKLDLDAFRVAKGSLGQVVPDAVALKDEELENEGVWVYSLERLPGKIWIHGVAGKGAEGRIAVNRSLGRVLSKGWLADSSGEAVSTKIRPHLEAILASPLDEVAAYRPLLQGFLGKLNEISKLPLWVSHYDLNDVNILIDETCEVTGLIDWELSTPKPFAVGLGRIHTLAGEYTGGEFWMPDEFEVAERAFWKELFGGMSQKTREMLEKNIGLVQDAVILGTLLNTFFWGDGKVGCGEVPMKALPKFLTYRIPQIRRDEPPYKE; encoded by the coding sequence ATGCCTCCCATTACCTCCGACAATGACCTCCCCAAGTTGCTCAACACGCCAACGAAACAAGTCAAGCGTATCAAGAATCTAGTGTCAGAGCATTTTGGAAGCGCCTCCACGCGCGTCGACAGGCCGCCAATGCAGGGGATGTTCAGCCGGACCTTCTTTGTAACGCTGACTGACAAACGCGAAGTGGTCATCCAATTCCGAACCGAGAAACTGGATCTCGACGCCTTCAGGGTAGCCAAAGGCTCCCTGGGCCAAGTCGTCCCCGATGCTGTGGCTCTCAAAGACGAAGAGCTGGAGAACGAGGGCGTCTGGGTTTACTCCCTCGAGCGTCTGCCGGGAAAGATATGGATCCACGGCGTCGCCGGCAAGGGCGCTGAAGGCCGTATTGCCGTCAACAGGTCGCTCGGGCGTGTGCTCTCCAAGGGCTGGCTTGCCGACAGCAGTGGCGAGGCTGTGTCAACCAAAATCCGGCCGCATCTTGAGGCCATACTGGCCAGCCCATTGGATGAAGTCGCAGCATACCGGCCCTTGCTACAAGGATTTCTTGGCAAGCTGAACGAGATTAGCAAGCTGCCGCTTTGGGTCTCGCACTACGACCTCAACGACGTCAACATCCTGATCGACGAAACTTGTGAAGTTACCGGCCTGATCGACTGGGAGTTGTCGACGCCGAAACCCTTTGCTGTGGGTCTTGGCCGCATTCACACCCTGGCTGGCGAATATACGGGGGGCGAGTTTTGGATGCCGGACGAGTTCGAGGTTGCTGAGCGAGCCTTTTGGAAGGAGCTTTTTGGTGGGATGTCCCAGAAGACTCGtgagatgttggagaagaatATCGGTCTCGTCCAGGATGCCGTTATTCTCGGCACGCTCTTAAACACCTTTTTCTGGGGGGATGGAAAAGTAGGCTGCGGCGAGGTACCAATGAAGGCCCTTCCTAAATTCCTTACCTATCGGATTCCCCAGATAAGGAGGGATGAGCCTCCGTATAAGGAGTAG
- a CDS encoding hypothetical protein (EggNog:ENOG503Q0C7): MFLSASFPREQANVADRTEETPPVTQQAQTNHSSRNYPTNQTFNTLINNLLTLIPTENKDKAQSLAKEIQDAYRQATTAAATSTGIDQTPSLLNLRKIVAKEVRAALRETQPTRLTQPTRTWADIAKGVTTPAPNQPAKVIPARLSREILIKGNDIPSDLAKRNALEAVQAINQASSGKGAVAARKLPSGDTVIMFADPATRDWHSSNKGWIQQAFGEQAKEARRTFAILVKGVYKSNIQGTTELEFGQELGLKSIERVKFQYPKDQTLQWVSIFVILTNQTEAKQACDSGVVFGAQIFNCEPYWAHCVPPSATGVGNGATSATVAEKTLLCPRCGTNAHGVGGKEGEAQCPIHTSRIPCRCPACGGKHPAWDRIAQSGRE; encoded by the coding sequence ATGTTTTTATCAGCCAGCTTTCCCAGAGAGCAAGCCAACGTAGCGGACAGAACCGAAGAAACTCCCCCAGTCACCCAACAAGCTCAGACCAACCACAGCTCCAGAAACTACCCAACCAACCAGACCTTCAATACCCTAATtaacaacctcctcacccttaTACCGACGGAGAACAAGGACAAAGCTCAAAGCTTAGCCAAAGAGATTCAGGATGCCTACCGACAGGCTActacagcagcagcaacctctACCGGAATCGACCAAACTCCCTCCTTGCTCAACCTCCGAAAAATAGTCGCCAAGGAAGTAAGAGCAGCACTCCGCGAAACCCAACCAACGAGACTTACTCAACCTACTCGCACCTGGGCCGATATTGCAAAGGGAGTAACTACCCCAGCACCGAACCAACCAGCCAAAGTAATTCCTGCCAGACTAAGCCGGGAGATTCTGATCAAAGGAAACGACATACCATCCGACCTGGCCAAGCGCAATGCCCTCGAAGCCGTACAAGCCATCAACCAAGCCTCCAGTGGGAAGGGAGCAGTAGCTGCCCGAAAGCTGCCCAGCGGTGATACGGTAATCATGTTTGCAGATCCAGCCACCAGAGACTGGCACTCTTCGAATAAAGGATGGATACAACAAGCATTCGGAGAACAGGCGAAAGAAGCTCGAAGAACCTTTGCCATATTGGTCAAAGGAGTCTATAAATCAAATATCCAAGGAACCACAGAATTGGAATTCGGCCAGGAACTAGGACTCAAGTCGATCGAAAGGGTCAAATTTCAATACCCGAAAGACCAAACTCTACAATGGGTATCAATCttcgtcatcctcaccaaccaaacaGAAGCCAAGCAGGCTTGCGATTCGGGAGTGGTATTCGGGGCTCAGATATTCAACTGCGAGCCATACTGGGCCCACTGCGTCCCACCCAGTGCTACAGGTGTTGGAAATGGGGCCACATCAGCTACCGTTGCAGAAAAGACCCTCTTATGTCCGAGGTGTGGCACAAATGCACATGGAGTGGGAggcaaggagggtgaggcACAGTGCCCTATTCACACCAGCCGCATACCCTGCAGGTGCCCCGCCTGCGGTGGAAAACACCCAGCTTGGGACAGGATTGCTCAGAGCGGAAGAGAGTAA
- a CDS encoding hypothetical protein (EggNog:ENOG503Q312; COG:S): MALFQHPARITRRILASQIMMTTSCQASTRHIHTSAAQTAASELLKKVKGQKFVRKQLLDGNQLQKLSLTLGRRSEFCTGEPPDGTYLPYGHHLVYFTPSQFESELGADGSDTTFNSPAPFTRRMWAGGEMLWNPQVQLRIGDRVEETTEILDAKAKKSRDGSEMVLVDVEKIFASPRGVALTDRRSWIFRQPLPAPPTGSIAPVITIPTTKSHIQDDTDLKAGYTMRNLVWSPVALFQFSALTFNAHMIHFNESWTRQVEGHPNVVVHGPLNLINLMNYWRDVHSRDGAIKAKSIAYRALSPLYAEEEYTIGTEAVEEGNGETIRYRLVVKRGEVVCMRGEVVGVRPR, encoded by the exons ATGGCTCTTTTCCAGCACCCCGCGCGCATCACCCGCCGCATCCTAGCCAGCCAGATTATGATGACCACCTCCTGCCAAGCCTCCACCCGTCACATCCacacctccgccgcccagACCGCAGCCAGTgagctgttgaagaaagTCAAAGGCCAAAAGTTCGTCCGCAaacagcttcttgatggaaACCAACTCCAGAAGCTGTCTCTTACCTTGGGCCGACGATCAGAATTCTGCACGGGGGAGCCACCAGACGGCACTTACCTTCCCTACGGTCACCACCTCGTGtacttcaccccctcccagtTCGAGTCAGAGCTAGGAGCGGATGGGTCAGACACAACATTTAACTCGCCGGCCCCATtcacgaggaggatgtgggctggaggggagatGCTGTGGAACCCACAGGTGCAACTGAGAATAGGAGACAGAGTAGAGGAAACCACCGAGATTCTCGATGCCAAAGCGAAGAAGAGCCGTGATGGGAGtgagatggtgttggtggatgtggaaaaGATATTTGCTTCTCCTCGGGGGGTAGCTCTTACTGACAGAAG ATCATGGATCTTCCGCCAACCACTACCTGCACCGCCTACTGGCTCAATCGCTCCAGTTATTACgatacccaccaccaagtccCATATTCAGGATGACACAGATCTAAAGGCAGGGTATACCATGCGCAATCTTGTCTGGTCCCCTGTTGCGCTGTTTCAGTTCTCTGCCCTGACGTTCAACGCGCACATGATCCACTTCAACGAAAGCTGGACGAGGCAGGTGGAGGGTCACCCGAATGTGGTTGTGCATGGGCCCTTGAATCTGATTAATCTGATGAATTACTGGCGGGATGTTCACTCACGGGATGGGGCAATCAAGGCGAAGAGTATTGCTTACCGAGCTTTGTCACCGCTGtatgcggaggaggagtacaCCATTGGGACGGAGGCTGTGGAGGAAGGTAATGGGGAGACAATAAGATACAGACTGGTGGTCAAAAGGGGCGAGGTGGTTTGcatgaggggggaggttgttggtgtccGGCCAAGATAG
- a CDS encoding hypothetical protein (COG:I; EggNog:ENOG503NY73) yields MSQLTLRMITRLTRLASNHRPARHQLFSTSARRPLMSTTGFTETQLTVREAVAQVCSEFPNTYWQEHDQNEQDPKEFHAAMAKDGWLGIALPESLGGSGLGISEATMMMQTIAESGAGMAGAQSIHANVYATQPLAKFGSTAQLESTIPKIISGQWRVCFGVTEPNAGLDTLRLSTRATKQSDGSYKVTGQKIWITCAQVASKMILLARTTPLEEVRKPSEGLSLFCIDLDRSSPGLELRRIKKMGGRAVDANEVFFDNYSVGADSLIGEEGQGFKIILHGMNAERCLLAGEALGLGYAALGKAATYARERNVFKRPIGQNQGIAHPLAEVYMKLEAAKLATYHAAQLYDSSKTDKTIRQDAVGVACNSAKYLAAEAAFSACERAVLTHGGMGYAVEYDVERYFRECLVPRIAPVSREMILNYISEKILDLPRSY; encoded by the coding sequence atgtcacagttaaccctCCGCATGATCACCCGGTTGACGCGCCTGGCTTCCAATCACCGGCCGGCCCGCCATCAACTGttctccacctcggccagGCGCCCCCTGATGTCAACAACAGGCTTCACCGAAACACAGCTCACCGTTCGAGAAGCAGTCGCGCAGGTCTGCTCGGAGTTTCCCAACACCTATTGGCAAGAACACGACCAGAATGAGCAAGATCCCAAGGAGTTCCATGCTGCCATGGCCAAAGACGGCTGGCTCGGGATTGCTCTGCCAGAATCTCTTGGCGGATCCGGATTGGGAATATCTGAGGCCACCATGATGATGCAGACGATTGCGGAGTCTGGGGCAGGAATGGCGGGCGCCCAGAGCATACACGCCAATGTCTATGCTACACAGCCGCTGGCCAAGTTTGGGAGCACCGCCCAACTCGAAAGCACCATTCCGAAGATCATTTCGGGCCAATGGCGGGTTTGCTTTGGGGTGACTGAGCCGAACGCGGGACTGGATACGCTGAGACTGTCAACCAGGGCCACGAAGCAGAGCGATGGTTCTTACAAAGTGACTGGGCAAAAGATCTGGATCACTTGCGCTCAGGTGGCCTCCAAGATGATTCTGTTGGCGCGAACCACACCGCTGGAGGAGGTCAGGAAACCGAGCGAAGGGCTGTCATTATTCTGCATCGATCTTGATCGTAGCAGCCCAGGTCTTGAACTCCGACGAATCAAGAAGATGGGCGGACGGGCTGTCGATGCTAACGAGGTCTTCTTCGACAACTATTCGGTTGGTGCCGACTCGTTGATTGGCGAGGAAGGGCAAGGCTTCAAGATTATCCTGCATGGGATGAACGCTGAACGCTGCCTGCTCGCCGGCGAGGCTCTTGGTCTGGGGTATGCTGCTCTAGGAAAGGCGGCAACGTATGCTAGAGAACGTAACGTCTTCAAGAGGCCAATCGGACAGAATCAAGGAATCGCCCATCCGCTAGCAGAGGTATACATGAAGCTTGAGGCGGCGAAGTTGGCAACGTATCATGCTGCGCAGTTGTATGATTCGAGCAAGACCGATAAGACGATACGTCAAGATGCGGTGGGTGTGGCTTGCAATAGTGCAAAGTATCTGGCGGCCGAGGCAGCGTTCTCGGCGTGCGAGAGAGCCGTGTTGACGCATGGGGGAATGGGTTACGCGGTCGAGTATGACGTCGAACGGTACTTTCGAGAGTGTCTCGTGCCGAGGATTGCGCCCGTTAGTCGAGAGATGATTCTGAATTATATCAGTGAAAAGATTTTGGATCTTCCACGGAGTTATTGA
- a CDS encoding hypothetical protein (EggNog:ENOG503PX5Q), with product MSSTSAPQIPFAEGTEEYGYYERLQHVVRSRLPGMKPRVLVITDIEQDYDDLLAIIFLSEMHRMGAIEIAGCIANHHPADRRAKFLRTTLDCLNLQHVPVAIGTKGASDIVAHAPDLYYGLKNRRFHDYAERKHTPPLSGEELIDFLVDQSGKVQTPGGTPTQKLTVLLISSLQDISEAFERWKSVPGQPFPTDKFDKFISQGGYKLEGNNLWPEMGMTNNKFHRQAAKNYTRTLQGCKLKSDAWSREAAKAARLDGSFFQELFQLGPIGAHLEWVWLRQEFKFYYDPLNDPYMPQLDVGWYLNTRLNLSRKSDLFQQLAKSMPPFQEVVPLIKVIAYDCCAAVGAVGEDFMKAFHVLDPSVKQQAPLDETLSEHERLFNDNKTIHRLFGRTQDDMGGINADQLASVMEVFILGGLLATKDHAEKLLQTKSPSTAIPDHEPMQYKNTLENWEHDRQQPLITEVKRCRKELQGLKDKQADAQDSLELARTAKSHDRVRQAENTLNEVVGKQTKAEIALNAAIGRIEEDKTRGAERKLRGEYDSSTPELSGAPYELLYQRDVLGRA from the coding sequence ATGTCATCAACATCGGCGCCACAAATACCCTTCGCTGAAGGCACCGAGGAGTATGGCTACTACGAGAGACTACAACATGTCGTCAGATCCCGCCTCCCCGGTATGAAACCCCGGGTTCTTGTCATTACAGACATCGAACAAGACTACGATGACCTCCTCGCTATTATCTTTCTGAGCGAGATGCACCGCATGGGCGCCATCGAAATTGCCGGCTGCATAGCAAACCATCACCCAGCGGACAGACGCGCTAAGTTCCTTCGAACAACTCTAGACTGCCTCAACCTGCAGCATGTACCGGTTGCTATTGGCACTAAGGGTGCTAGCGACATCGTGGCCCATGCTCCAGATCTCTACTATGGCCTCAAGAACAGACGGTTTCACGACTACGCCGAGAGAAAACATACACCTCCTCTCTCAGGCGAAGAGCTCATCGACTTCCTTGTCGACCAATCCGGCAAGGTACAGACACCGGGGGGGACACCTACACAAAAGCTCACTGTTTTGCTCATCTCTTCATTACAAGACATAAGCGAAGCATTCGAGCGGTGGAAGTCAGTACCCGGCCAACCCTTCCCCACAGACAAATTCGACAAGTTCATCTCTCAAGGCGGGTATAAACTAGAGGGCAACAACCTCTGGCCAGAGATGGGCATGACAAACAACAAATTCCACCGTCAAGCGGCCAAGAACTACACTCGAACCCTTCAAGGTTGCAAGCTCAAGTCTGACGCTTGGTCTCGCGAAGCCGCGAAGGCCGCCCGTCTCGATGGCTCGTTCTTCCAGGAGCTCTTCCAACTGGGGCCTATCGGTGCTCATCTCGAGTGGGTGTGGCTAAGGCAGGAGTTCAAATTCTACTACGATCCCCTTAACGATCCATATATGCCCCAGCTCGATGTTGGATGGTATCTGAACACACGCCTCAACCTCTCTCGAAAATCGGACCTGTTCCAGCAATTAGCAAAGTCGATGCCGCCCTTCCAAGAGGTAGTCCCTCTTATCAAGGTCATTGCCTACGACTGCTGTGCCGCGGTCGGTGCAGTCGGCGAGGACTTCATGAAAGCCTTCCACGTGCTTGACCCATCCGTGAAGCAACAGGCCCCCCTCGACGAAACACTTTCCGAACACGAAAGGCTTTTCAATGACAACAAAACCATCCACCGCCTCTTCGGCCGGACACAAGACGACATGGGCGGGATCAACGCTGACCAACTAGCCAGCGTCATGGAAGTCTTTATATTAGGAGGCTTACTCGCCACAAAGGACCACGCCGAAAAGTTATTACAAACCAAGAGCCCATCCACAGCTATACCCGACCACGAACCCATGCAATACAAAAATACCCTCGAAAACTGGGAACACGACAGGCAACAGCCCCTCATCACTGAAGTCAAGAGGTGCCGGAAGGAGTTACAGGGTCTCAAAGATAAGCAAGCAGACGCACAGGACAGTCTGGAGCTGGCGAGGACAGCAAAATCACATGATAGGGTGAGACAGGCGGAAAATACCTTGAatgaggtggttgggaagCAGACAAAGGCCGAGATTGCTTTGAACGCGGCAATTGGTAGGatcgaggaggacaagacacggggggcggagaggaagttGAGAGGAGAGTATGATTCTAGCACACCGGAGCTATCTGGGGCTCCGTATGAGCTGCTCTATCAGAGGGATGTTCTCGGGAGAGCGTAG
- a CDS encoding hypothetical protein (EggNog:ENOG503NW3U; COG:S), producing MPTILIIGTCDTKLEPLLFLRESIISFPLPIPDLEVILLDVGRNPVEHEAISISLEDLLVDCIDISNLDRGEFVEVISRQATKVVEGLLRSSKGLHGVISLGGSSGTALAAGIMKGLPWGLPKVIVSTVASGDTGGYVGESDIGMVNSVVDIAGINGLLGEVIGNAAGGIVGSAVVFEHRKHGERGRGQERKKRLGVTMFGVTTPAVDTVRECFKEWYGDDVEVYVFHATGHGGKTMEKMVREEELDAVLDLTTTEVADFVVGGVMSAGEERMTAAVERGIPYLVSLGATDMVNFGARETVPERFKDRNLVEHNAAVTVMRTNKEEARDIGRFMVERLKNAMRPEVVRVVIPRGGTSLLSKCGEQFEDKQVDEVLFDVLQEGLKGSGIEVVEDKRDINDEGLSRMIAGLMGLLMT from the coding sequence AtgcccaccatcctcatcatcggaACGTGCGACACCAAGCTCGAACCGCTCCTCTTTTTGAGGGAATCAAtcatctccttccccttaCCTATTCCCGACCTTGAGGTCATCCTCCTAGACGTGGGTCGAAACCCGGTCGAGCACGAAGCTATTTCCATATCTCTAGAGGACCTGCTGGTGGATTGCATTGATATTTCCAACCTCGACCGGGGTGAATTCGTCGAGGTAATCTCCCGCCAGGCAACCAAAGTTGTGGAAGGGCTTTTGAGGTCGTCAAAGGGGCTGCATGGGGTCATCTCTTTGGGGGGGTCATCGGGGACGGCGCTTGCAGCGGGGATTATGAAGGGTTTGCCGTGGGGTTTGCCAAAGGTCATCGTTAGTACTGTTGCTAGTGGGGATACGGGGGGGTATGTAGGGGAGAGTGATATTGGGATGGTGAACTCGGTGGTTGATATTGCTGGGATCaatgggttgttgggggaggtgattgggAATGCGGCGGGCGGGATTGTTGGTTCTGCAGTGGTGTTTGAACATAGAAAGCacggggagaggggaaggggacaagagaggaagaaaaggttGGGGGTCACGATGTTTGGGGTTACTACTCCTGCTGTTGACACAGTTCGTGAATGTTTCAAGGAGTGGTATGGGGACGATGTGGAGGTGTATGTTTTTCATGCTACTGGTCATGGGGGGAAGacgatggagaagatggtgagggaAGAGGAGTTGGATGCCGTGTTGGATTTGACCACGACGGAGGTGGCAGATtttgtggtggggggtgtgatgagtgctggggaggagaggatgacgGCGGCGGTTGAGAGAGGGATTCCATATTTGGTTTCGTTGGGGGCAACGGATATGGTTAACTTTGGGGCGAGGGAAACGGTGCCGGAGCGGTTCAAAGACAGAAATTTGGTGGAGCATAATGCTGCTGTTACTGTCATGAGGACGAACAAGGAGGAAGCGAGGGACATTGGGAGGTTtatggtggagaggttgaaaAATGCTATGAGGCCGGAGGTGGTCAGAGTGGTGATTCCGAGGGGTGGGACAAGCTTGCTTTCGAAATGTGGTGAGCAGTTTGAAGATAAGCAGGTTGACGAGGTATTGTTTGATGTGTTGCAGGAGGGCCTAAAGGGGAGTGGGATTGAAGTGGTGGAGGACAAAAGAGATATTAACGATGAGGGTTTGTCGAGGATGATTGCTGGATTAATGGGGCTATTGATGACCTAG
- a CDS encoding hypothetical protein (EggNog:ENOG503NYII; COG:S): MPPPTDRHEILHRLRSQINAGIPILGSGAGIGLSAKFVESAGGDLIIIYNSGRFRMAGRGSLAGLMPYGNANDIMLEMAKEILPIVHHTPVLAGICASDPYLPSYLPSYLRHLKSLGLCGIQNFPTVGLIDGQFRVHLEQTGMGYDLEVNLIKEARALEMLTTPYVFNPDEARLMAKAGADIVVAHMGLTTGGSIGAQEAEGGNSKALGDCVERVQAIRDAVYAVNPEIIVLCHGGAIASPEDAGYVLERTKGVHGFYGASSIERLPVEKAITEVTRAFKGLKMGGRR, translated from the exons ATGCCACCCCCCACCGACCGCCACgaaatcctccaccgcctccgctcCCAAATCAACGccggcatccccatcctcggctCCGGAGCCGGCATAGGTCTCTCCGCGAAATTCGTCGAGTCTGCCGGCGGCGACCTAATAATAATTTACAACAGCGGCCGCTTCCGCATGGCCGGCCGCGGCTCCCTAGCCGGTCTCATGCCCTACGGCAACGCCAACGACATTATGCTCGAGATG GCAAAAGAAATACTTCCCATAGTCCATCACACCCCCGTCCTAGCTGGCATCTGCGCCTCAGACCCCTACCTTCCCTCCTACCTCCCATCCTACCTCCGTCACCTCAAATCCCTCGGCCTCTGCGGCATCCAAAACTTTCCCACCGTCGGCCTCATCGACGGTCAGTTCCGTGTTCACCTCGAACAAACCGGCATGGGGTACGATCTAGAAGTTAATCTCATCAAGGAGGCCCGGGCGTTGGAAATGCTGACCACACCCTACGTCTTCAACCCAGACGAAGCCAGACTCATGGCCAAGGCTGGGGCAGATATTGTCGTGGCGCATATGGGGTTGACGACGGGGGGTTCGATTGGTGCGcaggaggccgaggggggGAATAGTAAGGCGTTGGGTGACTGTGTGGAACGGGTGCAGGCGATTAGAGATGCAGTGTATGCGGTCAATCCCGAGATTATCGTGCTTTGTCATGGGGGTGCGATTGCCAGCCCAGAGGATGCGGGGTATGTGCTGGAACGAACGAAGGGGGTGCATGGGTTTTACGGGGCGAGTTCGATTGAGAGGTTACCGGTTGAGAAGGCGATTACTGAGGTGACGAGGGCGTTTAAGGGGCTAAAGATGGGGGGGCGGAGGTGA
- a CDS encoding hypothetical protein (EggNog:ENOG503PD7J; COG:K) — protein MQAQTTSKEAGSFVESGVHGSSMSSTLPSQGQPPIAELTLPPMPRRQSCDRCHELKVRCVTDGHDNNTLGLGVIGEESEASRGRSVIAPIPCARCSKAGAVCIFSPQLRSGRPRVHRHPVRKRARRSSRCPSSPAELSPTHSQSLSPRPPAFNFPLPETRPGIERQSQSRTAPLLLSTTASPNFDIVYRRPDLNTPTTLLSNFGLPGHQGHFPNRQDHFHPLPHTAEDSSSEFGPSFSESTLSATSATTDNTWMFSGSAENLLEEATQANLRINRAGRMLSTLTRALLTIASPAINEIFDAGCSLISFMDRYAARQMISPHIPLERRRASSDVYRIPHGAIGSSAPISKATDTAISLMALASHQMLLGIFEDLCSSFLSQINSGQAATPPNTPSTGAFFGSSHSQMLAMTNLISHLMEQLDRALRSLAVDQQDAPEGSEGLIVAASVAVASTHDAEFDHALGFGHPPPPSQAHQEPDFDGQKHNRRTPQTLQEGVVSVIFNQVEQRQTRAREQVLMLRRLLGGRS, from the exons ATGCAAGCACAGACGACAAGCAAGGAGGCGGGTTCCTTCGTCGAGTCTGGGGTGCACGGCTCCAGCATGTCATCAACCCTTCCATCGCAAGGGCAGCCGCCTATCGCCGAGCTCACACTACCACCCATGCCCAGGAGGCAGTCGTGCGATCGTTGTCACGAACTCAAGGTCCGCTGTGTCACGGATGGGCATGACAACAATACACTTGGTCTCGGGGTCATAGGCGAAGAGAGTGAAGCTAGTCGTGGGAGGTCGGTGATAGCGCCAATACCTTGTGCAAGGTGCTCCAAGGCAGGGGCGGTTTGCATTTTCAGTC CCCAGCTCCGGTCCGGCCGTCCAAGGGTACACCGACATCCGGTTAGGAAAAGAGCGAGGCGGTCATCCAGGTGTCCATCTTCACCAGCCGAACTCTCCCCAACTCATTCCCAGTCCCTATCACCGAGACCCCCTGCATTCAACTTCCCGCTACCGGAGACCAGGCCAGGTATTGAAAGACAATCACAATCCCGAACAGCGCCCTTACTTCTGTCGACAACTGCATCGCCAAACTTTGACATTGTCTACAGGAGACCCGATTTGAACACTCCAACAACACTTCTGTCAAACTTCGGGTTGCCAGGACATCAAGGTCATTTCCCCAATAGACAGGACCACTTCCATCCTCTGCCACATACGGCCGAAGATTCCAGTAGTGAATTTGGGCCTTCTTTTTCCGAAAGCACACTCAGCGCAACCTCAGCGACAACCGACAATACATGGATGTTTTCCGGCTCAGCCGAAAATCTTCTTGAAGAAGCCACTCAAGCTAACCTCCGCATCAATCGCGCTGGAAGAATGTTGAGTACCCTCACCCGAGCGCTGTTGACAATAGCTTCACCAGCGATCAATGAAATCTTCGATGCAGGCTGCTCACTGATCAGCTTCATGGACCGTTACGCCGCACGACAAATGATATCACCCCACATACCCCTGGAAAGGAGGAGAGCCAGTTCGGATGTGTATAGAATACCCCATGGCGCCATAGGAAGCTCAGCACCCATCAGCAAGGCTACCGATACTGCCATTTCTCTCATGGCTCTGGCCTCCCACCAAATGCTCTTGGGCATTTTTGAAGATCTTTGCAGTTCATTTCTCTCGCAAATCAACTCGGGTCAGGCagccacaccacccaacacGCCATCAACGGGGGCCTTCTTTGGCTCATCGCACAGTCAGATGCTTGCCATGACCAACTTGATCAGCCATCTCATGGAGCAGCTAGATCGTGCTCTGCGATCACTGGCAGTTGACCAACAAGACGCTCCCGAAGGTTCCGAAGGGCTTATCGTGGCGGCatcggtggcggtggcttCGACACATGACGCCGAGTTTGATCATGCGCTGGGCTTTggtcatcctccaccgcctaGCCAGGCACATCAAGAACCGGATTTCGACGGGCAGAAACACAACAGAAGAACGCCACAAACGCTACAGGAAGGTGTAGTCAGCGTAATCTTCAATCAGGTGGAGCAGCGGCAAACTCGAGCAAGAGAACAAGTCCTTATGTTGAGAAGGTTGTTaggggggagaagttga